In Geotalea uraniireducens, one genomic interval encodes:
- the rbbA gene encoding ribosome-associated ATPase/putative transporter RbbA codes for MSPGVPAAGGPLPVARLQQVGLCYGATRALDGITLAIPAGSMVGFIGPDGVGKSSLFALIAGSRAIQAGCVEVLGGDMADGRHRRAVCPRVAFMPQGLGRNLYATLSVFENADFFARLFGHGRRERERRIAELLAATGLAPFADRPAGKLSGGMKQKLGLCCALIHDPDLLILDEPTTGVDPLSRRQFWELIDRIRAGRPGMSVLVATAYMEEAARFDWLVAMNAGRILSTGTPRELLAQTGASSLEEAFIALLPPSQREGHQTLVIPPRPGEETAAEAVIEAHGLTMRFGDFVAVDQVSFRIGRGEIFGFLGSNGCGKTTTMKMLTGLLPASEGEARLFGRPVDPRDLATRRRVGYMSQSFSLYSELTVRQNLVLHARLFGMREELIAPRAQEMARRFGLSEVMESLPDALPLGQRQRLSLAVAMIHGPEMLILDEPTSGVDPVARDAFWQIMIDLARRDKVTIFISTHFMNEAERCDRISLMHAGRVLVSDAPAALIAARGAKTLEEAFIGYLEEAGAADIVSPPHPSSPPEGEATGSTFPSLQEVAQEGSGERPYNRSPFSLRRLISYSRREGLELRRDPIRLALAMLGSLILMIVMGYGITLDVENLTFAVLDRDQTAISRDYTHNLAGSRYFSERPPLRDYADLDRRMRAGEISLAIEIPPGFARDLRRGTPVTVGAWIDGAMPARGETVRGYVEGMHAQWLATLARQASGNTAAAGMATIETRFRYNPDVKSLPAMVPAVIPLLLMMIPAMLSSLSVVREKELGSIVNLYVTPVTRLEFLLGKQLPYVALAMLNFVLLAALAIFMFGVPLKGSFPTLGAAALLYVIAATAFGLVISTFMRSQVAAIFGTALLTLLPAVQFSGMTDPVSSLTGAGALIGKIYPTTYFLTIARGTFSKGLGFDDLRAAFYPLLLAVPVLIGLSTALLKKQDR; via the coding sequence ATGAGTCCCGGCGTTCCGGCCGCCGGCGGCCCGCTGCCCGTGGCACGGCTCCAGCAGGTCGGCCTCTGCTACGGTGCGACCCGGGCACTCGACGGAATCACCCTGGCTATTCCCGCTGGCAGTATGGTCGGCTTCATCGGTCCCGACGGCGTGGGGAAGTCGAGTCTCTTCGCCCTGATTGCCGGCTCCCGGGCCATTCAGGCCGGCTGCGTCGAAGTGCTCGGCGGCGACATGGCCGATGGTCGCCACCGCCGGGCGGTCTGCCCGCGAGTAGCCTTCATGCCTCAGGGGCTTGGCCGCAACCTCTACGCCACTCTGTCGGTGTTCGAGAACGCCGACTTCTTCGCCCGGCTGTTCGGCCACGGTCGCCGGGAGCGGGAGCGGCGGATCGCCGAACTGCTGGCCGCCACCGGGCTGGCTCCCTTCGCCGACCGGCCGGCCGGCAAGCTTTCCGGGGGGATGAAGCAGAAGCTTGGCCTCTGCTGTGCCCTGATCCACGATCCCGACCTGCTGATCCTCGACGAACCGACCACCGGGGTCGATCCGCTGTCGCGCCGGCAGTTCTGGGAACTGATCGACCGCATTCGCGCCGGCCGACCCGGGATGAGCGTGCTGGTCGCCACCGCCTACATGGAAGAGGCCGCCAGATTCGATTGGCTGGTGGCGATGAACGCCGGCCGCATCCTCTCCACCGGCACGCCGCGGGAACTGTTGGCCCAGACCGGCGCCAGCTCGCTAGAGGAGGCGTTCATCGCCCTGCTCCCCCCTTCCCAGCGGGAAGGCCACCAAACGCTCGTCATCCCCCCGCGTCCGGGCGAAGAAACCGCCGCCGAGGCGGTCATCGAGGCCCACGGCCTGACGATGCGCTTCGGCGATTTCGTCGCTGTCGATCAGGTGAGTTTCCGGATCGGCCGGGGGGAGATCTTCGGCTTTCTCGGCTCGAACGGCTGCGGCAAGACCACCACCATGAAGATGCTGACCGGGCTCTTGCCGGCCAGTGAAGGGGAGGCCCGGCTGTTCGGCCGGCCGGTCGACCCCCGCGATCTTGCCACCCGGCGGCGGGTCGGCTACATGTCCCAATCCTTTTCGCTCTACAGTGAACTGACGGTACGGCAGAACCTGGTGCTGCATGCCCGGTTGTTCGGGATGCGCGAGGAGCTGATCGCGCCGCGGGCCCAGGAGATGGCCCGCCGCTTCGGTCTCAGCGAGGTGATGGAAAGCCTGCCCGACGCCCTGCCGCTGGGGCAGCGCCAGCGGCTTTCCCTAGCGGTGGCGATGATCCACGGCCCGGAGATGCTGATCCTCGACGAGCCGACCTCCGGGGTGGACCCGGTAGCCCGCGACGCCTTCTGGCAGATCATGATCGACCTGGCGCGCCGGGATAAGGTCACGATCTTCATCTCCACTCACTTTATGAACGAAGCCGAGCGTTGCGACCGGATCTCGTTGATGCATGCGGGCCGGGTGCTGGTCAGCGATGCGCCGGCGGCGCTGATCGCCGCCCGTGGAGCGAAAACGCTGGAAGAGGCATTCATCGGCTACCTGGAGGAGGCGGGGGCTGCCGACATCGTCTCCCCACCTCATCCGAGCTCTCCGCCTGAAGGGGAGGCAACGGGCTCGACGTTCCCCTCCCTGCAGGAAGTGGCTCAGGAGGGGAGCGGCGAGCGCCCGTATAACCGGAGCCCCTTCAGTCTGCGCCGGCTGATCAGCTATTCCCGCCGCGAAGGCCTGGAGCTGCGGCGCGATCCGATCCGCCTTGCTCTCGCCATGCTGGGGAGCCTGATCCTGATGATCGTTATGGGGTATGGCATTACCCTGGATGTGGAGAATCTTACCTTTGCGGTCCTCGATCGGGACCAGACCGCCATCAGCCGGGATTATACGCACAACCTTGCCGGTTCGCGCTATTTCAGCGAGCGCCCGCCCCTCAGGGACTATGCCGATCTGGACCGGCGGATGCGAGCCGGGGAGATCAGTCTGGCGATCGAGATTCCTCCCGGTTTTGCCCGCGATCTGCGGCGTGGCACCCCGGTAACCGTCGGCGCCTGGATCGACGGTGCCATGCCGGCCCGCGGGGAAACGGTGCGCGGCTATGTCGAGGGGATGCATGCCCAGTGGCTGGCGACCCTGGCACGACAGGCTTCGGGCAATACCGCTGCGGCGGGGATGGCCACCATCGAGACGCGCTTTCGCTATAATCCCGATGTCAAGAGCCTGCCGGCGATGGTGCCGGCGGTGATTCCCCTGCTGCTGATGATGATTCCGGCGATGCTCAGTTCGCTGTCAGTGGTGCGGGAGAAAGAGCTCGGTTCCATCGTCAACCTGTACGTCACGCCGGTTACCCGTCTTGAATTCCTGCTCGGCAAACAGCTCCCCTACGTTGCCCTGGCAATGCTGAACTTCGTTCTGCTTGCCGCGCTGGCCATTTTCATGTTCGGCGTGCCGCTCAAGGGGAGTTTCCCCACGCTTGGTGCTGCGGCGTTGCTGTACGTGATCGCCGCCACCGCCTTCGGGCTGGTGATCTCGACCTTTATGCGCAGCCAGGTCGCTGCCATTTTCGGTACGGCGCTGCTGACCCTCCTGCCGGCGGTGCAGTTTTCCGGGATGACCGATCCGGTCTCCTCGCTGACAGGGGCGGGGGCGCTGATCGGTAAAATCTATCCGACGACCTATTTCCTGACCATTGCCCGCGGCACCTTTTCCAAGGGGCTCGGCTTTGACGACCTGCGGGCGGCCTTTTATCCCCTGCTCCTGGCGGTGCCGGTGCTGATCGGACTCAGTACGGCGCTGCTCAAGAAACAGGACCGCTGA
- a CDS encoding HlyD family secretion protein, with protein sequence MTGQWKKWLFRIAGLLMVGLLAAVLWQKFGGTGKDDGLVSGNGRIEAVEIDVAAKVAGRVKDILVREGEFVTAGQVVAVLDTEALEAELRQAEAQYLQARTAVATARSQLAQRQSEKAAAVALVKQREAELDNARKRWNRSSELVSRGAMSQQEADDDDARLKSALAVVSSAHAQVAAAEAAITTARSQIAGAESAVAAARATVERIQADIKDSALKSPRDGRVQYRVAQPGEVVGAGGRVLSLVDLSDVYMTFFLPTAVAGRVALGTDVRLVLDAAPQYVIPARVSFIADVAQFTPKTVETASEREKLMFRVRAQIPVALLKKYLTQVKTGLPGVAYVRLDSRTPWPPQLAGRLLQ encoded by the coding sequence ATGACCGGACAGTGGAAGAAGTGGTTGTTCAGAATTGCCGGGCTGTTGATGGTGGGCCTGCTTGCCGCGGTTCTCTGGCAGAAGTTCGGCGGTACCGGCAAGGACGACGGGTTGGTTAGTGGCAATGGGCGCATCGAGGCGGTGGAGATCGATGTTGCTGCCAAGGTTGCCGGCCGGGTCAAGGATATTCTGGTCCGCGAAGGGGAGTTCGTCACTGCCGGGCAGGTGGTGGCGGTTCTGGATACGGAGGCTCTCGAAGCGGAGCTCCGCCAGGCCGAGGCTCAATATCTCCAGGCCCGTACGGCGGTTGCCACCGCCCGCAGCCAGCTGGCCCAGCGGCAAAGCGAAAAGGCCGCAGCGGTGGCGCTGGTCAAGCAACGCGAGGCCGAACTCGATAATGCCCGCAAACGTTGGAACCGGTCGTCGGAGCTGGTGTCACGGGGGGCGATGTCGCAGCAAGAGGCCGATGATGACGATGCCCGGCTGAAGAGCGCCCTGGCCGTCGTCAGCTCGGCTCATGCCCAGGTGGCTGCCGCCGAGGCGGCGATCACCACGGCCCGCTCGCAGATTGCCGGGGCGGAGTCGGCGGTTGCCGCTGCCCGGGCCACGGTCGAGCGGATTCAGGCGGACATCAAAGACAGCGCCCTCAAGTCTCCCCGCGACGGTCGGGTCCAGTACCGGGTCGCCCAGCCGGGCGAGGTAGTCGGCGCCGGCGGCCGGGTGCTGAGCCTGGTCGATTTGAGCGATGTCTACATGACGTTTTTCCTGCCCACAGCGGTGGCGGGGCGGGTTGCGCTCGGCACCGACGTGCGGCTGGTGCTCGATGCCGCTCCCCAGTATGTCATTCCCGCACGGGTGTCGTTCATTGCCGATGTCGCCCAGTTCACCCCCAAAACCGTGGAAACCGCCAGCGAACGGGAGAAGCTGATGTTCCGCGTCCGCGCCCAGATTCCCGTCGCACTCCTGAAGAAGTATCTCACCCAGGTGAAGACGGGGCTGCCCGGTGTGGCCTACGTGCGGCTGGATTCCCGCACCCCGTGGCCGCCTCAGCTCGCGGGACGGTTGCTGCAATGA